CATACCTCCTAGCACTGGAGTAGAAATTAGAGGAGAAAAGCATTTAGAGAAGCGCCTGGAGCGTGGTAAGAGCTTCTGAGATGCTAAGGCGTGAAGAGATACCCACAGTGGATGTATATTTACAGAGGCCAGTGTTTGCTGGGCTTTATAGTCTGATGACCCTGTAGGACGCTTCTAGCACTCAGCTCCCTCCCGGAATACTCTCTCCTACCACTGACCATCCAGCTCTCCCCGCCTCATCCCTGTCTTAGTCTGGCAAACCTACCCCCACcgtctcttcccccctcccacttttgctcacgctctctcctGCCTGGCCTTGACACTCTCACCTTCTGGCTCCTCCCATCTAGCTACCCCTGCCTTGGTACCTCAACCCCTCCCAACCGGCTCCAGTCTGCCCCCCAGCACCAACTAGCTCTGGACTTAGTCTCTTCTTTCAGTCTTTGTTTCAGACCAAGGCTCCTTGAGGCCTGCGCCAGGCTCGGGGCTGAGTGGGCCTGCAATCCCCGCAGCAAGTCCTTCCTGAACTCTAGCCCCAGTTTCTTGTCAGCAGGTTCAGCCTTACTCTCATTTGATGGTCTCATGAGCTTGCTTTCTGCTATCTGGGGCAAGCTTTCATTCATTCTGGAGAGGAGGGTGGCACCACGTAACTGAGCACAAAGACCTGCTTTGGGTTTGAATGTGAGTTCTACTGCTCACTGGCCGTGTGACCTTacgcaagtcacttaacttctctgggccatGATGGCCTCCATGGTAATGCAGGTGCAGTACAAATGAAATGAGTCGATGCAGGGAAAACACACTTCTCCTGGTCAGTGTCACGGCGAACGGCAGCTAGTGTTACGGGGAACCTGCGGTTGCTGTCATCATCATGAGCGTTGTGTTATTAGAATAGGGCTCATCCATAAAGGGATGTTTCCTAGCCCCTTTCCAGGAACCCACCGGCATCTGTGAGTCCAGCCTGGAGACATTTTCCCAGATGACTGGTTGCCAGGTGAGGCAGCAAGAACCTCTCATCACAAACAATAAAGGGGTGGGGGCCCAAGGCAGGGCGGAAGCTACCCTGCTTGCCGCTGGGCAACTGAtcaaagggggagggggcgatGATCCCCACCCCTGTCCAAGCCTCCGTTAGCGGATGCCGGCTCCAGCTAGAACCTGAGAGATTAGACTACAGGTCAGGCTCTCTAGCTTTATGCTCAAAGGGCCACACTCCTCCTCAGGGGTGGGGGAGTAGGACCAAGTCCTGTCTGGTTGGCCGGAGGAGGTGGAGCCGCCCTGCAAGGCCACAGGGGCGGATCGAGATGAGCTCTTGAGTCTGGAATTTGGCAAGCAGAGTTGTCCAAAAACACAATTTTCCATTCCCAGGGAAGGGGAGGCCgagggggaaaggaagcaagaagCCTGTGGCTGCTTAGAGCTGCAAGCAGTTGGGCAGGTAATGCCCTGGGTAGGAGAAGGGCCTTGGTTCAtgggccccctccccgcccccagccccacatctgggtctCATTACTCCGGCAACACACACAGGTGGAAAATGTTCCGGGGAATGGTTTTTTCCAGAGCAGGAACGGAAGCCAGACCCGCGCTGCCCACCCCCAGAGTCCTTCCACATCAGCACCTGGACAGACGAACGAAGGGGTAGGcagtcctacacacacacacacacacacacactccaccacCCACACACAACGCGAGCCCTGCCTCCGGCACACAGACCACACGGCAGGGTCAGGCTGGTGGACTTTCCGGCCAGCAGAATCCGACACAGACAGCAGAATCCACAATTTGTGGGTACGTCTGAAAAAATGGGAGACACTTAACGTACAAAAACATGAGTTGAGTTTGTAGAAATAAATCAACACAAAATCCAAACAAGCAAGGGCTGAGAGGCACGTGGTACACCTGGATATTGATTCAAAATTGATGAAGAATTTCCTGATACCTTCGGAGCTACAACATGGACCCAGGAAAGCCAGCCATTGGTGGAAATAACTGGTTGGAAGAGAATTTCCACAATGGCATAAGATATAATTGATCAAATTAGGCACCGGCCAAAAAAATTGAGGAATGAAATCTTCCTTGAAAAGCTTATATGGAAAATCCTCCAACTCTATGGGAAAAAATTCTATCAAATAAAagtgagaataagaaaaaaaaaaagcaaagcagagcCTTCCCATTGCTCTGTGGTCAAAGACGATCAAGAAATCAAATCAACCTAGGTAAATTGAGGAATTACATTTCTTtcactctggaaaatattttccccatcagAATTCACCAGTGTtgatggctcggtcggttaagcgtctgactcttgatttcgactcaagtcatgatctcatggtttgtgagtctgagccccgtgtagggctctgcactgccggcacaagagcctgcttgggattttctctctgcccctctcctcatctcagaataaataaataaacttagtcTGTGCCGATAGCCTTCTCGCAGCCATGGTGAACGTTCCTAAAACCCGCCGGACTTTCTGCAAGAAGTGTGGCAAGCACCAACCCCACAAAGTGACACGGTACGAGAAAGGCAAAGATTCTCTTTATGCCCAGGGAAAGCGGCGTTATGACAGGAAGCAGAGTGGCTATGGTGGGCAAACTAAGCCGATTTTCCGGAAAAAGGCTAA
The genomic region above belongs to Suricata suricatta isolate VVHF042 chromosome 17, meerkat_22Aug2017_6uvM2_HiC, whole genome shotgun sequence and contains:
- the LOC115282583 gene encoding 60S ribosomal protein L36a-like is translated as MVNVPKTRRTFCKKCGKHQPHKVTRYEKGKDSLYAQGKRRYDRKQSGYGGQTKPIFRKKAKTTKKIVLRLKCVEPNCRSKRMLANKRCKHFELGGDKKGKGQVIQF